Proteins from a genomic interval of Anas platyrhynchos isolate ZD024472 breed Pekin duck chromosome 4, IASCAAS_PekinDuck_T2T, whole genome shotgun sequence:
- the ELMOD2 gene encoding ELMO domain-containing protein 2 isoform X1, translated as MLLQLWGLLYSSYVRFWLKWVVRLLTGKCELQRVLHGQKEGARRTLGIEHSLGSSKNKVLRNALHVDEAEVEKCVKDVMKEKKIEQKDIRFKTNLHISLLQITGYKKLYLNVENLRKVPYDSDNEEHEEQLIELWNLLMPHENLKARITKQWCDIGFQGDDPKTDFRGMGLLGLVNLVYFSKHYTNEARQILSRSNHPKLGYSYAIVGINLTEMAYSLLKSGDLKPHLYNVVSGLPQMEHFHQFYCYLVYEFDKFWFEEEPESIMHFNQYREKFHEKIKGLLLDYDAVLTLGDKKKP; from the exons ATGTTGTTGCAGCTGTGGGGGCTCCTGTACAGCAGCTACGTGCGGTTCTGGCTCAAGTGGGTCGTGAGGCTGCTCACCGGCAAGTGCGAGCTGCAGCGCGTCCTGCACGGCCAGAAGGAGGGGGCGCGGAGGACGCTCGGCATCG AGCATTCACTGGGATCATCAAAGAACAAG GTTTTAAGAAATGCTCTACATGTTGATGAAGCCGAAGTGGAGAAGTGTGTCAAAGatgtaatgaaagaaaagaaaattgaacaAAAGGATATCAG GTTTAAGACAAATTTGCATATATCCTTGCTACAGATAACAGGTTATAAAAAACTTTACTTGAATGTGGAAAATCTGAGGAAGGTCCCGTATGATTCAGATAATGAAGAACATGAGGAACAGTTAATTGAG CTTTGGAATTTGCTGATGCCTCATGAAAATCTGAAGGCCAGAATCACCAAGCAGTGGTGTGACATCGGCTTCCAAGGTGATGACCCCAAAACAGACTTCAGAGGGATGGGCCTGCTGGGATTAGTGAATCTGGT GTATTTTAGTAAGCATTACACCAATGAAGCTCGTCAGATCCTCTCTCGTTCAAATCACCCAAAGCTGGG ATATTCTTATGCAATTGTTGGAATTAATCTGACTGAAATGGCATACAGCTTACTTAAGAGTGGTGATTTAAAACCTCATCTGTACAACGTGGTCTCTGGATTGCCACAAATGGAACATTTCCATCAATTTTACT gttatCTGGTTTATGAGTTTGACAAGTTCTGGTTTGAAGAAGAACCAGAAAGTATTATGCACTTCAACCAGTACAGAGAAAAATTCCATGAAAAAATTAAGGGTCTTCTACTGGATTATGATGCGGTATTAACCTTGGGAGATAAAAAGAAACCTTAA
- the ELMOD2 gene encoding ELMO domain-containing protein 2 isoform X2: protein MKIQLYYKLHVFQRQVPERNTCLLGEGKSRGTRDRKKRTTFWVLHARISQGFSRITLYHSKHLFTFFPLKDYLLCSRVRQVMVLNLCSWRESVVPVTAVSFAGFVETRNAIQVLRNALHVDEAEVEKCVKDVMKEKKIEQKDIRFKTNLHISLLQITGYKKLYLNVENLRKVPYDSDNEEHEEQLIELWNLLMPHENLKARITKQWCDIGFQGDDPKTDFRGMGLLGLVNLVYFSKHYTNEARQILSRSNHPKLGYSYAIVGINLTEMAYSLLKSGDLKPHLYNVVSGLPQMEHFHQFYCYLVYEFDKFWFEEEPESIMHFNQYREKFHEKIKGLLLDYDAVLTLGDKKKP, encoded by the exons ATGAAGATTCAGCTGTATTACAAACTACATGTATTTCAGAGACAGGTGCCTGAAAGGAATACGTGCCttttgggggaaggaaaaagccGAGGaacaagagacagaaagaaaagaacaacattTTGGGTTCTGCATGCTAGGATTAGTCAGGGTTTTTCAAGAATAACCCTGTATCACTCCAAACAtctgttcactttttttcctctgaaagacTACCTGCTCTGTAGCAGAGTCAGACAAGTCATGGTACTGAATTTGTGTTCTTGGAGAGAGTCAGTTGTCCCCGTCACAGCAGTCTCCTTTGCTGGCTTTGTAGAAACCAGAAATGCAATACAG GTTTTAAGAAATGCTCTACATGTTGATGAAGCCGAAGTGGAGAAGTGTGTCAAAGatgtaatgaaagaaaagaaaattgaacaAAAGGATATCAG GTTTAAGACAAATTTGCATATATCCTTGCTACAGATAACAGGTTATAAAAAACTTTACTTGAATGTGGAAAATCTGAGGAAGGTCCCGTATGATTCAGATAATGAAGAACATGAGGAACAGTTAATTGAG CTTTGGAATTTGCTGATGCCTCATGAAAATCTGAAGGCCAGAATCACCAAGCAGTGGTGTGACATCGGCTTCCAAGGTGATGACCCCAAAACAGACTTCAGAGGGATGGGCCTGCTGGGATTAGTGAATCTGGT GTATTTTAGTAAGCATTACACCAATGAAGCTCGTCAGATCCTCTCTCGTTCAAATCACCCAAAGCTGGG ATATTCTTATGCAATTGTTGGAATTAATCTGACTGAAATGGCATACAGCTTACTTAAGAGTGGTGATTTAAAACCTCATCTGTACAACGTGGTCTCTGGATTGCCACAAATGGAACATTTCCATCAATTTTACT gttatCTGGTTTATGAGTTTGACAAGTTCTGGTTTGAAGAAGAACCAGAAAGTATTATGCACTTCAACCAGTACAGAGAAAAATTCCATGAAAAAATTAAGGGTCTTCTACTGGATTATGATGCGGTATTAACCTTGGGAGATAAAAAGAAACCTTAA